One stretch of Gadus chalcogrammus isolate NIFS_2021 chromosome 14, NIFS_Gcha_1.0, whole genome shotgun sequence DNA includes these proteins:
- the LOC130404027 gene encoding forkhead box protein B1-like translates to MPRPGRNTYSDQKPPYSYISLTAMAIQGCPEKMLPLSEIYKFIMDRFPYYRENTQRWQNSLRHNLSFNDCFIKIPRRPDQPGKGSFWALHPSCGDMFENGSFLRRRKRFKLMLAADHLAPSKPSDAAHYLQQQAKLRLSALAASGTHLPPMSGYNIGVSQPSTFKHPFAIENIIAREYKMPGGLAFSTMQSMSAGYPLHNQLTTAWPHMYSSSVMDTIAPITMAGDYSPYGMPLKSLCHVGQTLPAIPVPIKPMPASLPGLSAMPTHIPAFLAHSPQSLSPTSPQTATSQSPAAPGETLTSPPAGLQSAVAVH, encoded by the coding sequence ATGCCGCGACCTGGAAGAAACACCTACAGTGATCAGAAGCCCCCTTACTCCTACATCTCCCTCACCGCCATGGCCATCCAGGGATGTCCCGAGAAGATGCTCCCTCTCAGCGAAATCTACAAGTTCATCATGGACCGTTTCCCCTACTACAGGGAGAACACGCAGCGGTGGCAGAACTCCCTGAGACACAACCTTTCCTTCAACGACTGCTTCATCAAGATACCCCGGCGACCGGACCAGCCGGGCAAGGGGAGTTTCTGGGCGCTTCATCCGAGCTGCGGAGATATGTTCGAGAACGGGAGTTTCCTGAGGCGACGCAAGCGCTTCAAGCTGATGCTGGCGGCGGACCACCTGGCGCCCAGCAAGCCGTCGGACGCGGCGCACTACCTGCAGCAGCAGGCCAAACTCCGCCTGAGCGCACTGGCCGCCTCGGGGACGCACCTCCCGCCGATGTCCGGGTACAACATCGGCGTGTCCCAGCCGTCCACCTTCAAGCACCCGTTCGCCATCGAGAACATCATCGCCAGAGAGTACAAGATGCCAGGGGGGCTGGCCTTCTCGACCATGCAGTCCATGTCGGCCGGCTACCCGCTCCACAACCAGCTGACCACCGCCTGGCCCCACATGTACAGCTCCAGCGTGATGGACACCATAGCGCCGATTACAATGGCCGGTGATTACTCGCCATACGGAATGCCACTCAAGTCTCTTTGCCACGTAGGCCAAACTTTACCCGCAATCCCGGTGCCGATTAAACCCATGCCGGCCTCCCTGCCGGGCCTCTCCGCGATGCCGACTCACATCCCCGCGTTTCTCGCCCATTCGCCCCAGTCGCTGAGCCCCACGTCCCCCCAGACAGCGACCAGCCAGAGCCCCGCGGCGCCGGGCGAGACCCTCACGAGCCCCCCCGCGGGGCTGCAGTCCGCGGTGGCCGTTCACTGA